One window of Mus caroli chromosome 11, CAROLI_EIJ_v1.1, whole genome shotgun sequence genomic DNA carries:
- the LOC110304561 gene encoding keratin-associated protein 4-12-like, which yields MTNSCCSPCSQLGCCRTTCCRPTYVTSCSPSRYQPSCCETTCCRTTCCKPTSINSCCQPSMCETTCYKPICVTSCCSPPCCQPSCCETTCYRTTCYKPTCATNCCQPSCCETTCCKPACVTSCCSPSCCQPSSCETTCYRTTCCCKPTCVTSCCQPNCCETTCCKPTCVTSCCQPSCCETICCKPTCVASCCSPPCCQPSCCETTCYRTTCCKPTCVISCCQPSCCETTCCKPVCVTSCYSPPCCQPSCCETTCCRTTCCKPTCVTSCCQPSCCETTCCRSTCCKPACVTSCCSPPCCQPCFCESSSCKPCC from the coding sequence atgaccaactcttGCTGCTCCCCTTGCAGTCAGCTTGGTTGCTGCAGGACTACCTGCTGCAGACCAACCTATGTGACCAGTTGCAGTCCATCTCGATATCAGCCCAGCTGCTGTGAAACCACCTGCTGTAGGACCACCTGCTGTAAGCCAACCAGTATAAacagctgctgccagcccagcaTGTGTGAAACCACCTGCTATAAGCCAATCTGTGTAACTAGCTGCTGCAGCCCACCCTGTtgccagcccagctgctgtgAAACCACCTGCTATAGGACCACCTGCTATAAGCCAACCTGTGCAACAAATTGCTGCCAGCCCAGTTGCTGTGAAACCACCTGCTGCAAACCAGCCTGTGTGACCAGCTGCTGTAGCCCATCCTGCTGTCAGCCCAGCAGCTGTGAAACCACCTGCTACAGGACCACCTGCTGCTGTAAGCCAACCTGTGTGaccagctgctgccagcccaACTGCTGTGAAACCACCTGCTGCAAACCAACCTGTGTGaccagctgctgccagcccagctgctgtgAAACCATCTGCTGCAAACCAACCTGTGTGGCCAGTTGCTGCAGCCCACCCTGTTGTCAGCCCAGCTGCTGTGAAACCACCTGCTATAGGACCACCTGCTGTAAACCAACCTGTGTGATCAGCTGCTGCCAACCCAGCTGCTGTGAAACCACTTGTTGCAAACCAGTCTGTGTGACCAGCTGCTACAGCCCACCatgctgccagcccagctgctgtgAAACCACCTGTTGTAGGACCACCTGCTGTAAGCCAACCTGTGTAaccagctgctgccagcccagctgctgtgAAACCACCTGCTGTAGGAGCACCTGCTGTAAGCCAGCCTGTGTGACCAGCTGCTGCAGCCCACCCTGCTGCCAGCCCTGCTTCTGTGAGTCCAGCTCCTGCAAACCCTGCTGCTGA